One Carassius auratus strain Wakin chromosome 16, ASM336829v1, whole genome shotgun sequence genomic window carries:
- the LOC113115664 gene encoding free fatty acid receptor 3 has translation MAWTVGLSNLVLAVYGFTLITGLPSNILAFYTFFKKVRQRSTPMDVLLLSLTISDLIFLLFLPFRMVEAASMQWTLPYFLCPLSGFIFYSTIYNSTFHLTAISVERYLGVAFPIKYKLKRNPRNAVIASVIFWVISMAHCSIVYIMQYHDHSNPNFTDPSTRNTCYEEFSEEQLKILLPVRLELFAVLFVTPFLICFFCYIKFIHILSNLPSINAKKRYRAIGMALGTLLVFIICFMPYNISHVVGYVGKYSPDWRVYALLTSTFNACLDPFIFYFSSSALRGTFKNVFQELSRRLVMPCCRSPYYCPLLNCSSTEEKTQSTTDSSL, from the coding sequence ATGGCGTGGACAGTGGGTCTGAGTAACCTTGTGTTAGCGGTCTACGGATTCACACTGATCACAGGCCTTCCCTCCAACATCTTGGCTTTCTACACCTTCTTTAAGAAGGTCCGCCAGCGCTCCACCCCGATGGACGTGCTGTTACTCAGTTTAACCATCTCTGACCTGATCTTCCTCCTTTTCCTGCCGTTTCGCATGGTGGAGGCAGCAAGCATGCAATGGACTCTTCCTTACTTCCTCTGCCCGCTGTCGGGATTCATCTTCTACTCCACCATCTACAACAGCACCTTCCACCTGACGGCCATCAGCGTGGAGCGCTACCTGGGAGTGGCTTTCCCCATTAAATACAAGCTCAAACGCAACCCTCGAAACGCCGTGATAGCCAGCGTCATATTCTGGGTGATCTCCATGGCACACTGCAGTATCGTCTACATCATGCAATACCACGATCATTCCAACCCCAACTTTACCGATCCCTCCACACGTAACACCTGCTATGAGGAATTCTCTGAGGAACAGCTCAAGATCCTCCTTCCGGTTCGCCTGGAGCTTTTCGCGGTGCTTTTCGTAACGCCGTTCCTCATCTGCTTCTTCTGCTACATCAAGTTCATCCACATCCTCTCCAATCTGCCCAGCATCAATGCCAAGAAGCGGTATAGAGCCATCGGGATGGCGTTGGGCACGCTACTCGTCTTCATTATCTGCTTCATGCCCTATAACATCTCACACGTGGTTGGATATGTAGGCAAATACAGCCCTGACTGGCGTGTGTACGCGCTGCTCACCAGCACGTTCAATGCATGCCTCGATCCTTTCATATTCTACTTCTCTTCTTCAGCACTTAGAGGAACATTTAAGAACGTCTTCCAGGAGCTGTCGAGGAGGCTGGTCATGCCTTGCTGCCGCTCGCCGTACTATTGTCCTCTGTTGAACTGTTCGAGTacagaggagaaaactcagagcaCGACCGACAGCTCTCTGTAA